From Candidatus Nitricoxidivorans perseverans, the proteins below share one genomic window:
- a CDS encoding EAL domain-containing protein, with translation MRIRTFILSASAVVAIGFFSISYFAIGRIVDHTVRENARASSAALADVTFTGMYQVMSAGWKRKQAENYIAAVRDAARDLAVMVQIYRGPVVEADYGRIEQPPMDESLLRALVDGRPVTESPEGGVRYLRPLVANERCLRCHEVAKEGDVMGVIEVRQEFAPLLARAHNEFMLWLLALAPLAMAVAALVVWRVNRRLEQSIGMVDSAVTKVNAVADLRHIAFSGLDLGFEELNRLFVHLGDLVEKLRAVAVDKGVLKFEIGLLEKFVITSDVVRDWGEYIARMLAEINTVMTTHVLFSVFQVDDEVFDLDIFWAEPPSATTRAMMENHVRSVVAADHRLSGLAHVTLYHHVPPGGGEELEIDSRAVVLQTKALILEQPKIGGIVGIGVNTSVMEDPTLRLVMDSILSTMLNVVGSVKAIHKYTRDMEYYATRDPLTDLYNRRVFWELFEYEVARAGRQGYSFALLVIDLDNFKLVNDGHGHTVGDRYLQALAHVVKQVLRPGDILARYGGDEFVILLPDVMQDMAVMVARRVMESVAALSLPISGGEHVSGSVSMGMAIFPLHAGNAKDLFLFADNMMYRAKSAGKNQIGIPGEEDVAAVFRDMTETTVMVVNAVNEGRIDPFFQPIMDLHSGRVVGFEVLSRLSLEGKHMEASRFIEYAEKAGIIHRLDTLVMEKALRAVADHRYAGRIFLNLSPRALSLSNFLSTLKRVVADCGIAPEQIVFEITERDTVRNIMVLEKLVSDLKMAGFKLAIDDFGSGFSSFQYLRRLPVDFLKIEGEFIVNMLENEKDRAFVETIRRLASSLDIHVIAEHVESEEVLDALREMGVELAQGYFIGRPEKELGGNLRWPMA, from the coding sequence ATGCGCATCCGCACCTTCATCCTGTCCGCTTCGGCCGTCGTCGCCATCGGTTTCTTCAGCATCAGCTATTTCGCCATCGGCCGCATCGTCGACCACACGGTGCGCGAGAACGCCCGCGCCTCCTCCGCCGCCCTGGCCGACGTGACCTTCACCGGCATGTACCAGGTGATGAGCGCCGGCTGGAAGCGCAAGCAGGCTGAAAACTACATCGCCGCCGTGCGAGACGCCGCCCGCGACTTGGCCGTCATGGTGCAAATCTATCGCGGGCCGGTGGTGGAAGCCGACTACGGCAGGATCGAGCAGCCGCCGATGGACGAATCCCTGCTTCGGGCCCTCGTCGACGGACGGCCGGTCACCGAGTCCCCCGAGGGCGGCGTACGCTACCTGAGGCCGCTCGTGGCCAACGAGCGCTGCCTGCGCTGCCATGAAGTCGCCAAGGAGGGCGATGTCATGGGCGTCATCGAGGTGAGGCAGGAATTCGCGCCGCTGCTGGCCCGCGCCCACAATGAATTCATGCTCTGGCTGCTGGCCCTGGCGCCGCTGGCGATGGCGGTCGCCGCCCTCGTGGTCTGGCGGGTCAACCGCCGGCTGGAGCAGTCGATCGGCATGGTCGACTCGGCCGTGACGAAGGTCAATGCCGTCGCCGATCTGCGGCATATCGCGTTCTCCGGCCTCGACCTCGGCTTCGAAGAACTCAACCGGCTGTTCGTCCACCTGGGCGATCTGGTGGAGAAGCTGCGCGCCGTGGCCGTGGACAAGGGCGTGCTGAAATTCGAAATCGGCCTGCTGGAGAAGTTCGTCATCACCTCGGACGTGGTGCGCGACTGGGGCGAATACATTGCCCGCATGCTGGCCGAGATCAACACCGTCATGACCACCCACGTGCTGTTCTCGGTGTTCCAGGTCGACGACGAGGTGTTCGACCTGGACATCTTCTGGGCCGAGCCGCCCTCCGCGACGACGCGCGCCATGATGGAGAACCACGTCCGCTCGGTGGTGGCGGCCGACCACCGCCTCTCCGGCCTGGCGCATGTGACCCTGTATCACCACGTGCCGCCCGGCGGTGGCGAAGAGCTGGAGATCGACAGCCGGGCCGTCGTGCTCCAAACCAAGGCGCTGATCCTCGAACAGCCCAAGATCGGCGGCATCGTCGGCATCGGCGTCAACACCTCGGTGATGGAGGATCCCACCCTGCGCCTGGTCATGGACAGCATCCTGTCCACCATGCTCAACGTCGTCGGCTCGGTCAAGGCGATCCACAAATACACGCGCGACATGGAGTACTACGCCACGCGCGACCCGCTGACCGATCTCTACAACCGCCGCGTCTTCTGGGAGCTGTTCGAGTACGAGGTGGCGCGCGCCGGACGGCAGGGCTACAGCTTCGCGCTGCTGGTGATCGACCTCGACAACTTCAAGCTGGTCAACGACGGCCACGGCCATACCGTCGGCGACCGCTACCTGCAGGCCCTCGCCCACGTGGTGAAGCAGGTGCTGCGGCCGGGCGACATCCTGGCCCGCTACGGCGGCGACGAGTTCGTCATCCTGCTGCCCGACGTGATGCAGGACATGGCCGTGATGGTGGCCCGGCGGGTGATGGAAAGCGTCGCCGCCCTGTCGCTGCCGATCAGTGGCGGCGAGCACGTCTCCGGCAGCGTTTCCATGGGCATGGCCATTTTCCCGCTGCACGCCGGGAACGCCAAGGACCTGTTCCTCTTCGCCGACAACATGATGTATCGGGCCAAGAGCGCCGGCAAGAACCAGATCGGCATCCCCGGCGAAGAGGATGTCGCGGCGGTGTTCCGCGACATGACCGAAACCACGGTCATGGTGGTCAACGCCGTCAACGAGGGGCGGATCGATCCCTTCTTTCAGCCGATCATGGACTTGCATAGCGGCCGCGTCGTCGGCTTCGAGGTCCTGTCCCGGCTGTCGCTGGAAGGCAAGCACATGGAGGCCAGCCGCTTCATCGAGTATGCGGAAAAGGCCGGCATCATCCACCGGCTCGACACCCTGGTCATGGAAAAGGCCCTGCGCGCGGTGGCCGACCACCGCTACGCCGGCCGCATCTTCCTCAACCTGTCGCCGCGCGCCCTTTCCCTCTCGAACTTCCTGAGCACCCTGAAGCGCGTGGTCGCCGATTGCGGCATCGCCCCCGAACAGATCGTCTTCGAAATCACCGAACGCGACACGGTGCGGAACATCATGGTCCTGGAAAAGCTGGTCTCCGATCTGAAGATGGCGGGCTTCAAGCTGGCCATCGACGATTTCGGCTCCGGCTTCTCCTCCTTCCAGTATCTGCGCCGCCTGCCGGTGGACTTCCTGAAGATCGAAGGCGAGTTCATCGTCAACATGCTGGAGAATGAGAAGGACCGGGCCTTCGTCGAAACCATCCGCCGGCTCGCCTCCAGTCTCGACATCCATGTGATCGCCGAGCACGTGGAATCGGAGGAGGTACTCGACGCGCTGCGGGAAATGGGCGTCGAACTAGCCCAGGGCTATTTCATCGGCCGGCCCGAGAAGGAACTCGGCGGCAACCTGCGCTGGCCGATGGCCTGA
- a CDS encoding EAL domain-containing protein, with the protein MRLVYKIWLGIGIALLAAIAVMAGFGYPSARQNVEAALLEEVRSLHNALMAMRRTYLNQFLSSGLPLDDRTVGFLPPHAMSRIAHDFQSFDHRGIRFNNVSDRPRNPGNQADAVEMEAIRHFRARPDDKEYLAFYKDAAGARHLHYATPIWIEPYCLHCHGKREDAPPTMREFDDKAWDYKLGELRGIISIKLPTRATESRILGTWWREQSIHMGVIALALLVGGGMMHWLVVRRLVRFRQGAKRLAAGEYGYRVPEQGADETTELAHSLNEMARTIQQGRESMRLAASVFGNARDGILITDPSGAILDANRAFTDITGWQREEVLGKNPSMFRSGRHDDAFYAGMWRAIREDSHWIGEIWNKRKNGEIYPERLSIAAVHDDTGEITHYIGVFSDISVVKRQEQQLEYIAQHDALTGVPNRVLLADRMRQAIAQARRSGEFLAVGYLDLDGFKPINDTYGHKAGDRLLVEMARRMTQTLRGADTVARLGGDEFVFLLQGLRDRDECKATLDRLLAAIARPLLLNEGVVVELSASIGLTLHPDDDGDPDTLLRHADQAMYGAKQAGRNRYHFYDLEGDQKSRLHRENRDRIRQALDNGEFELHYQPEVDMHTGEVVGAEALIRWHHPERGLVMPGEFLPVIENTELDTALGEWVLETALRQMEAWHAAGIHLVVGINISAHHIQRPEFLERMKALLARHPDVPPDRLQIEILETAALEDLSRVSELIRTCKKLGSNFALDDFGTGYSSLTYLKRLPVQVLKIDQSFVHDMLRDPDDLAIVEGVIALAETFGREVIAEGVDSLESGLLLLQLGCTVAQGYGIARPMPGADLPAWVESWRPPGAWSKENFRRWHREDFSLLLAEYNHREWIDNLVSRVEGIPGKNNPLLLDPESCRFGRWYHGSGRVRYGKLPEFAVLDPIHQHVHELGHELLALLRTNRGDEARRRLTELFALRDEMLEKLHALQRRIVPGN; encoded by the coding sequence ATGAGACTCGTCTACAAGATATGGCTCGGCATCGGCATCGCGCTGCTCGCCGCCATCGCCGTCATGGCCGGCTTCGGCTATCCGTCCGCCCGGCAGAATGTGGAAGCCGCGCTGCTGGAAGAAGTGCGGTCGCTGCACAACGCCCTGATGGCCATGCGGCGCACCTACCTCAATCAGTTCCTGTCCAGCGGCTTGCCGCTCGACGACAGGACCGTCGGCTTCCTGCCGCCCCATGCCATGTCCCGCATCGCGCACGACTTCCAGTCCTTCGACCACCGGGGCATTCGCTTCAACAACGTCAGCGACCGGCCGCGCAATCCCGGCAACCAGGCGGACGCGGTGGAGATGGAGGCGATCCGCCATTTCCGCGCCCGCCCGGACGACAAGGAGTACCTGGCCTTCTACAAGGACGCGGCGGGGGCGCGCCACCTTCATTACGCCACCCCGATCTGGATCGAACCCTACTGCCTGCATTGCCATGGCAAACGCGAGGACGCCCCGCCCACCATGCGGGAGTTCGACGACAAGGCCTGGGACTACAAGCTCGGGGAGTTGCGCGGCATCATCAGCATCAAGCTGCCGACCCGGGCGACCGAATCGCGCATCCTGGGCACCTGGTGGCGGGAACAGTCCATCCACATGGGCGTCATCGCGCTGGCCCTGCTGGTCGGCGGCGGCATGATGCACTGGCTCGTGGTGCGCAGGCTGGTGCGGTTCCGGCAGGGGGCGAAACGGCTGGCGGCGGGCGAGTACGGCTACCGCGTGCCGGAGCAGGGCGCGGACGAGACCACGGAGCTGGCCCACAGCCTCAACGAGATGGCCCGGACCATCCAGCAGGGCCGGGAGAGCATGCGGCTGGCCGCCAGTGTCTTCGGCAACGCCCGCGACGGCATTCTCATCACCGATCCGAGCGGCGCCATCCTGGACGCCAACCGGGCCTTCACCGACATCACCGGCTGGCAGCGCGAGGAGGTGCTGGGCAAGAATCCGAGCATGTTCCGTTCCGGCCGCCATGACGACGCCTTCTATGCGGGGATGTGGCGCGCCATCCGGGAGGATAGCCACTGGATCGGCGAAATCTGGAACAAGCGGAAGAACGGCGAGATCTACCCGGAGCGGCTGTCCATCGCCGCCGTCCACGACGACACGGGCGAGATCACCCACTACATCGGCGTCTTCTCCGACATCAGCGTGGTCAAGCGCCAGGAGCAGCAGCTCGAGTACATCGCCCAGCACGACGCCCTGACCGGCGTGCCCAACCGCGTGCTGCTGGCCGACCGCATGCGCCAGGCCATCGCCCAGGCGCGCCGCTCCGGCGAGTTTCTGGCGGTGGGCTACCTGGACCTCGACGGCTTCAAGCCCATCAACGACACTTACGGACACAAGGCGGGCGACCGTCTGCTGGTGGAAATGGCCCGGCGCATGACCCAGACCCTGCGCGGCGCCGACACGGTGGCCCGGCTCGGCGGCGACGAGTTCGTCTTCCTGCTCCAGGGGCTCAGGGACCGCGATGAATGCAAGGCAACGCTGGACAGGCTCCTCGCCGCCATCGCCCGGCCGCTCCTCCTGAACGAGGGGGTCGTCGTCGAACTGTCCGCCAGCATCGGCTTAACCCTCCATCCCGACGACGACGGCGACCCGGACACGCTGCTGCGCCACGCCGACCAGGCCATGTACGGCGCCAAGCAGGCCGGCCGCAATCGCTACCATTTCTACGACCTGGAGGGCGACCAGAAGAGCCGCCTCCATCGGGAAAACCGCGACCGCATCCGCCAGGCCCTGGACAACGGCGAATTCGAACTGCACTACCAGCCCGAGGTCGACATGCACACGGGCGAGGTCGTCGGCGCGGAGGCGCTGATCCGCTGGCATCATCCCGAGCGCGGGCTGGTGATGCCCGGCGAGTTCCTGCCGGTGATCGAGAACACCGAGCTGGACACGGCGCTGGGCGAATGGGTGCTGGAGACGGCGCTGCGGCAGATGGAAGCCTGGCATGCGGCGGGAATCCACCTCGTCGTCGGCATCAACATCTCCGCCCACCACATCCAGCGGCCGGAATTCCTGGAGCGCATGAAGGCGCTGCTGGCGCGGCATCCCGACGTGCCGCCGGATCGCCTCCAAATCGAGATCCTGGAGACGGCGGCCCTGGAGGACCTTTCCCGCGTGTCGGAACTCATCCGCACCTGCAAGAAACTTGGCAGCAACTTCGCGCTGGACGACTTCGGCACCGGCTACTCGTCGCTGACGTACCTCAAACGCCTGCCGGTCCAGGTTCTCAAGATCGACCAGTCCTTCGTGCACGACATGCTGCGCGACCCGGACGACCTGGCCATCGTCGAGGGCGTCATCGCGCTGGCCGAGACCTTCGGCCGCGAAGTCATCGCCGAGGGCGTGGACAGCCTCGAATCGGGGCTGCTGCTGCTCCAGCTCGGCTGTACGGTCGCCCAGGGCTATGGCATCGCCCGGCCCATGCCCGGCGCCGATCTGCCGGCCTGGGTCGAAAGCTGGCGCCCCCCCGGCGCCTGGAGCAAGGAGAATTTCAGGCGATGGCACCGGGAAGACTTCTCGCTCCTGCTGGCCGAATACAACCACCGGGAATGGATCGACAACCTGGTGAGCCGCGTCGAGGGCATTCCCGGCAAGAACAATCCGCTGTTGCTGGATCCAGAGTCCTGCCGCTTCGGGCGCTGGTACCACGGGTCGGGCCGTGTCCGTTACGGGAAACTGCCGGAATTCGCCGTCCTCGACCCCATACACCAGCATGTGCATGAGCTCGGCCACGAACTGCTCGCCCTGTTGCGCACCAACCGCGGAGACGAGGCGAGGCGGCGGCTGACGGAGCTGTTCGCCCTGCGCGACGAAATGCTGGAAAAGCTGCACGCCCTGCAGCGACGGATCGTGCCCGGCAATTAG
- a CDS encoding PAS domain-containing protein, which produces MTIHPLRPLHSLRARLMLLMLLAAVPAFLVIGYFVYLLDRHETENHEKAMLVFARSLADEHRENLDSVRLLLISLANMPEIHTGEGPACAKMIAGVHTLAPPHIANLFVIRPDGDILCGAQEPARRLNVADMPYFRHALETEGPRIGEYHVSRRNNEPMLVVTHTVRENVNGKTAAVLAAAIDLSWLARQPYLAGQPAGTVYAIFDNAGTVLLRQPGSDRIGRSIAGHPHWRTLSALRGAAIFRGRDADEVERIFAYAPLGPAENPYARLVVGMPPAVMGSSSREFLILGLEGLAVALALSLLAGWFGSGAIILKPLEPVLATVHRVAEGDLSARTASAGAQDDEISRLATEVDRMAEALSQRDRALTEARDRAQAYLDVVGVMVVALNEKGNVALANRKACEVLGCGPEGQCVGGNWFETWLPPESRAPVRRVFDRIMADETNQTKYYENHILTTHGRRRLIAWHNTPLRDKSGRVIGVLSAGQDITDLRRTEDALRDSKNRYQALVENIPGAVFRRGIGSPCRMEHVGSAIESLTGVAAGRFIDGSACYRDFIHEDDFAGVEQAISEGVAARRPYVVEYRLRHQVEKAWRWVFERGQATYDESGKPLWLDGVIADITDKKLTEEEHERLQAQLQQAQKMEALGQLTGGIAHDFNNILASVLGFAKLALRRYVPDADSELASHLREVIAASERARDLVARMLAFSRTRPGSRATQIPPLPLVKETISMLTATIPAGIRIEMRSAADIPDIVIDPVDFHQIVMNLVINARDAVGDRGRIEIGLARARIDGATCAACCAAFSGDWLELRVADDGHGIPPDVLPHIFEPFFTTKEVGKGTGMGLAMVHGLVRRAGGHLLVETGAAPPRKGTAFRVFLPMATTADPPAAGPAPSVPPASPPAGRGNILVVDDELSVLRLMGAALEADGWRASTFGNPLLALACFRDAPDDFDAVITDQSMPDMTGAELIKALHMARPNLPAILCTGYGDGLDEAFVRQLGASRFFQKPMDMDELLTALADMVAGTGKAPRSRNPAPDTR; this is translated from the coding sequence ATGACGATCCATCCCCTACGCCCGCTGCACAGTTTGCGCGCCCGCCTGATGCTGCTGATGCTGCTGGCGGCGGTGCCGGCCTTCCTCGTCATCGGCTATTTCGTCTACCTGCTGGATCGGCATGAAACCGAGAACCACGAAAAGGCGATGCTCGTCTTTGCCCGCTCGCTGGCCGACGAGCACCGGGAAAACCTGGACAGCGTCCGCCTGCTGCTGATCAGCCTCGCCAACATGCCGGAGATTCACACCGGCGAAGGCCCGGCCTGCGCAAAGATGATCGCCGGCGTCCACACCCTGGCGCCGCCCCACATCGCCAACCTGTTCGTCATCCGGCCCGACGGCGACATCCTGTGCGGCGCCCAGGAGCCGGCGCGGCGCCTCAACGTGGCCGACATGCCGTATTTCCGCCACGCCCTGGAAACGGAAGGCCCGCGCATCGGCGAATACCACGTCAGCCGGCGCAACAACGAACCCATGCTGGTCGTCACCCATACCGTGCGCGAGAACGTGAACGGCAAGACGGCGGCCGTGCTGGCCGCGGCCATCGACCTGTCCTGGCTGGCCCGCCAGCCCTACCTGGCCGGCCAGCCGGCGGGCACGGTCTATGCGATCTTCGACAACGCCGGCACCGTGCTCCTGCGCCAGCCGGGGAGCGATCGCATCGGCCGCAGCATCGCCGGCCATCCCCACTGGCGCACCCTCTCCGCCCTGAGAGGGGCCGCCATTTTCCGGGGACGGGACGCGGACGAGGTGGAACGGATATTCGCCTACGCGCCCCTCGGTCCGGCGGAGAATCCCTACGCCCGCCTGGTGGTAGGCATGCCGCCGGCAGTGATGGGCTCGTCATCCCGCGAATTCCTGATCCTCGGCCTCGAAGGGCTGGCGGTGGCCCTGGCCCTGAGTTTGCTGGCGGGCTGGTTCGGCAGCGGAGCCATCATCCTGAAACCCCTGGAGCCGGTGCTGGCCACGGTGCACCGTGTCGCCGAGGGGGATCTTTCCGCCCGCACCGCCTCGGCAGGAGCGCAGGACGACGAGATCAGCCGGCTGGCGACCGAGGTGGATCGCATGGCCGAAGCCCTGTCGCAGCGCGACCGCGCGCTCACCGAGGCCCGCGACCGCGCCCAGGCGTATCTCGACGTCGTCGGCGTCATGGTCGTGGCGCTCAACGAAAAAGGCAACGTTGCGCTCGCCAACCGCAAGGCCTGCGAAGTGCTCGGCTGCGGCCCGGAAGGCCAGTGCGTGGGCGGCAACTGGTTCGAAACCTGGCTTCCGCCGGAAAGCCGCGCGCCGGTGAGGCGTGTCTTCGACCGCATCATGGCCGACGAGACGAACCAAACCAAATACTACGAGAACCACATTCTGACCACCCACGGCAGGCGGCGCCTGATCGCCTGGCACAACACCCCCCTGCGCGACAAGTCCGGGCGCGTCATCGGCGTCCTTTCCGCCGGGCAGGACATCACCGACCTGCGCCGGACGGAAGACGCCCTGCGCGATTCAAAGAACCGTTACCAGGCCCTGGTCGAGAACATCCCCGGCGCCGTCTTCCGCCGCGGGATCGGCTCTCCCTGCCGGATGGAGCACGTGGGCAGCGCCATCGAGTCCCTCACCGGCGTGGCGGCCGGGCGATTCATCGACGGCAGCGCCTGCTACAGGGATTTCATTCACGAGGACGATTTCGCCGGGGTGGAACAGGCGATCAGCGAGGGCGTCGCCGCCCGTCGGCCCTATGTCGTTGAGTATCGGCTGCGTCACCAGGTCGAGAAAGCCTGGCGCTGGGTCTTCGAGCGCGGGCAGGCCACCTACGACGAAAGCGGCAAGCCCCTCTGGCTGGATGGCGTGATCGCCGACATCACCGACAAGAAGCTCACCGAGGAAGAGCACGAGCGGCTCCAGGCCCAGCTCCAGCAGGCGCAGAAGATGGAGGCGCTCGGCCAGCTCACCGGCGGCATCGCCCACGACTTCAACAACATACTGGCCAGCGTGCTGGGCTTCGCCAAGCTGGCGCTGCGCCGGTACGTGCCGGACGCGGATTCCGAGCTGGCCAGCCACCTGCGCGAAGTGATCGCCGCGAGCGAGCGCGCGCGCGACCTGGTCGCGCGCATGCTCGCCTTCAGCCGCACCCGCCCCGGCAGCCGGGCGACGCAGATCCCGCCGCTGCCGCTGGTGAAGGAAACGATCTCGATGCTGACCGCCACCATCCCCGCCGGCATCCGCATCGAAATGCGCTCCGCGGCGGATATTCCGGACATCGTCATCGACCCGGTGGATTTCCACCAGATCGTCATGAACCTGGTGATCAACGCCCGCGACGCCGTGGGCGACCGGGGGCGCATCGAAATCGGGCTGGCCCGCGCGCGGATCGACGGGGCGACCTGCGCCGCCTGCTGCGCCGCCTTTTCCGGCGACTGGCTGGAACTCAGGGTGGCCGACGACGGCCACGGCATCCCGCCGGATGTCCTGCCCCACATCTTCGAGCCCTTCTTCACCACCAAGGAAGTCGGCAAGGGAACGGGCATGGGCCTGGCCATGGTGCACGGCCTGGTGCGCCGCGCGGGCGGGCATCTCCTGGTCGAAACCGGCGCCGCGCCACCGCGCAAGGGAACCGCCTTTCGCGTCTTCCTGCCGATGGCGACCACGGCCGACCCGCCTGCCGCGGGGCCCGCCCCTTCGGTTCCGCCGGCATCGCCGCCCGCGGGCAGGGGGAACATCCTGGTGGTGGATGACGAGCTGTCGGTCCTGCGCCTGATGGGCGCGGCCCTGGAAGCGGACGGCTGGCGGGCCAGCACCTTCGGCAATCCCCTCCTGGCCCTGGCCTGCTTCCGCGACGCGCCGGACGATTTCGACGCCGTCATCACCGACCAGAGCATGCCCGACATGACCGGCGCCGAGCTGATCAAAGCGCTGCATATGGCGCGCCCGAACCTGCCGGCCATCCTATGCACCGGCTACGGCGACGGGCTGGACGAGGCGTTCGTCCGGCAACTCGGCGCCAGCCGCTTCTTCCAGAAGCCGATGGACATGGACGAGCTGTTGACGGCGCTGGCGGACATGGTCGCCGGCACGGGGAAAGCCCCTCGATCGCGGAATCCCGCTCCCGATACCCGTTGA
- a CDS encoding response regulator, whose product MKPDSPSALPAWREKPYLTPNEAAAQLMVAPNTLRLWSEKGLLRAQTTAGGHRRFPREEVERFLRERHARRASGDTAAVRRVLIIDDDSAFARYLLSLISGAGGESVAAAIAHDGFEAGHMLHTFRPQIILLDLMMPGLDGFQVCHLIKNEPVTCATRIIAMTGYPTQVNIQRILAAGAEVCLPKPLDDERLLDILGLAPRQPPSDIP is encoded by the coding sequence ATGAAACCGGATTCCCCATCGGCCCTCCCCGCCTGGCGGGAAAAACCCTATCTCACCCCCAATGAGGCCGCGGCCCAGTTGATGGTCGCCCCCAACACCCTGCGCCTCTGGTCGGAAAAGGGACTGCTGCGCGCTCAGACCACCGCCGGCGGGCACCGCCGCTTCCCGCGCGAGGAAGTCGAGCGATTCCTTCGGGAGCGCCATGCCCGGCGCGCGTCCGGCGACACCGCCGCCGTGCGGCGGGTGCTGATTATTGACGACGACTCGGCGTTCGCCCGCTACCTGCTCTCCCTGATCTCCGGCGCGGGCGGCGAGTCGGTCGCCGCCGCCATCGCCCATGACGGTTTCGAGGCCGGCCACATGCTGCACACCTTCCGGCCGCAGATCATCCTGCTCGACCTGATGATGCCCGGGCTGGACGGCTTCCAGGTCTGCCACCTGATCAAGAACGAACCCGTCACCTGCGCCACCCGCATCATCGCCATGACCGGCTATCCGACGCAGGTGAACATCCAGCGCATCCTGGCGGCCGGTGCGGAAGTCTGCCTGCCCAAACCGCTGGACGACGAAAGACTGCTGGATATCCTGGGCCTGGCCCCAAGGCAACCCCCCTCCGATATCCCCTGA
- the carA gene encoding glutamine-hydrolyzing carbamoyl-phosphate synthase small subunit: MSQFPPAILALADGTVFRGKGIGAAGESIGEVVFNTAMTGYQEILTDPSYTRQIVTLTYPHIGNTGVNREDCESHRVFAAGLVIRDLPRVASNFRSEQTLDAYLKAENVVAIADIDTRKLTRILRERGAQAGCLMSGAVDGNAAEEKSVAAARRFPGLAGMDLAQVVSVDKPYEWAEGEWRLGRGYLPQAGAMHHVVAYDFGVKRNILRMLAQRGCRLTVVPARTPAAEVLAMKPDGVFLSNGPGDPEPCDYAISAIREFLDRKLPTFGICLGHQLMGLAGGGRTLKMKFGHHGANHPVKDLDTGQVMITSQNHGFAVDPATLPANVRVTHVSLFDGSLQGMAWTDRPALCFQGHPEASPGPHDVAYLFDRFIGMMEHAKKN, from the coding sequence GTGTCCCAGTTTCCGCCTGCCATCCTCGCCCTCGCAGACGGAACCGTTTTCAGGGGCAAGGGAATAGGAGCCGCGGGCGAGAGCATCGGCGAGGTTGTGTTCAACACCGCCATGACCGGCTACCAGGAAATCCTCACCGATCCGTCCTATACGCGGCAGATCGTCACCCTGACCTACCCCCACATCGGCAACACCGGCGTCAATCGCGAGGATTGCGAGTCGCACAGGGTCTTTGCCGCCGGGCTGGTGATCCGCGACCTGCCGCGGGTCGCCTCGAATTTCCGCTCCGAACAGACGCTGGACGCCTATCTGAAGGCCGAGAACGTCGTCGCCATCGCCGACATCGACACGCGCAAGCTGACGCGCATCCTTCGGGAGAGGGGCGCCCAGGCCGGCTGCCTGATGAGCGGAGCGGTGGACGGAAATGCGGCCGAGGAAAAGTCGGTCGCCGCGGCACGGCGGTTTCCCGGCCTGGCCGGCATGGACCTCGCCCAGGTGGTCAGCGTCGATAAGCCCTATGAGTGGGCGGAAGGCGAGTGGCGGCTCGGCAGGGGCTACTTGCCGCAGGCCGGCGCGATGCATCACGTCGTCGCTTATGACTTCGGCGTCAAGCGCAACATCCTGCGCATGCTGGCGCAGCGGGGCTGCCGGCTGACTGTGGTGCCGGCCAGGACGCCCGCCGCCGAGGTGCTGGCGATGAAACCCGACGGCGTATTCCTCTCCAACGGCCCCGGCGATCCGGAACCCTGCGATTACGCCATTTCGGCCATTCGGGAGTTCCTCGACCGCAAGCTTCCCACCTTCGGCATCTGCCTGGGCCACCAGCTGATGGGGCTGGCCGGCGGCGGCAGGACGCTCAAGATGAAGTTCGGCCACCACGGCGCCAACCATCCGGTCAAGGACCTGGACACCGGTCAGGTGATGATCACGAGCCAGAACCACGGTTTCGCCGTCGATCCGGCCACGCTGCCGGCCAACGTGCGCGTGACCCACGTCTCGCTGTTCGACGGCAGCCTCCAGGGCATGGCCTGGACGGACCGTCCCGCGCTCTGTTTCCAGGGCCACCCCGAGGCCAGCCCCGGACCGCACGACGTCGCCTACCTGTTCGACCGCTTCATCGGAATGATGGAACATGCCAAAAAGAACTGA